The following are encoded together in the Citrus sinensis cultivar Valencia sweet orange chromosome 1, DVS_A1.0, whole genome shotgun sequence genome:
- the LOC102615714 gene encoding uncharacterized protein LOC102615714, translated as MAQMERSQVETTSFCFSPHRHLKSETYRALVQILSHCYDHSQISAAQDSRPGMCGSGELVGPNAAVVDNSLAEKDKAGDEDRWFGDAQIVLDEIQDILQVEENGNLLKQELAVCDGDYETGNFDEGLGQQRMLMDELEHILKGDVIFVHEEDALVNDRQEHVDIQQIVNVESRSEAELQVDKGDSNLDVPKSFDSSVDRNMDSHASKPAEDSEERNSKLRTNSLEFENEMQQKEMEEEKLVHTNGIIGAHDHRAEDVEVEEGEISGHFEVDEVSIDMIIDNAVVSNEKKEDEEQVSKDVTDKTDFPCNEKCGGTEKFSDSTSVCLNAVDHNASGGTVELQETVRNETQCKTKIFADGTATMAIDPDRYNSMPGVGRNKRKASRDEEGISSFSASLDDSTVQKEVVKQRVTQEQGITTKDKLDSGACNKRKRSALSKEKKAKKKQKERKKRAEKNRQLGVRRLKLPQNLKPKTVKYCHHYLKGRCQEGDKCKFSHDTVPLTKSTKACCHFARNSCMKGDNCPFDHDLSKYPCENFVAKGFCNRGDNCLFSHKLPPKEQDPPTPSTCTPELKPSPPLYASNLLKPLNNNKVSHQNVDALSNHGKVSSFKNIEQSVAKSILKPPALAPKGISYLFLGKSSFLEASNLGQGISSPKKSDSSKFANQTAQIASDSVQSRDETPRRIPVATKGVNFLSFGNRSLEDSSGKKLANLFLNRENGAKTSLSNNFGLHETSSSSSCGENDAEVGNATTQIFSNSVQKSNDMPKKTQPAITPRGLNFLSTGKALANNTISNNQARLRSSAGDVINRSLEESPNTPNMSQNSSANPWSLPGSSFTLGHSLDHSAQGYYRSTSNSAQRALEFATKIEPKVKTNQSTVGTAVK; from the exons atgGCCCAAATGGAGAGGTCTCAAGTTGAAACGACGTCATTCTGTTTCTCTCCTCATCGCCATCTCAAGAGCGAAACTTACCGTGCTCTAGTTCAGATTCTATCGCATTGCTATGACCACTCTCAAATCTCTGCTGCGCAAGACTCAAGACCGG gAATGTGTGGGAGTGGCGAATTGGTGGGTCCCAATGCTGCGGTGGTTGATAACTCCTTGGCTGAGAAAGACAAAGCTGGTGACGAAGATAGATGGTTTGGTGACGCTCAAATTGTGCTGGATGAGATACAGGATATATTGCAAGTAGAAGAAAATGGCAATTTGCTGAAGCAAGAGCTGGCAGTTTGTGATGGTGACTATGAGACTGGTAACTTTGATGAAGGGTTAGGGCAGCAACGAATGTTAATGGATGAGTTAGAGCATATTCTGAAGGGAGATGTAATCTTTGTCCACGAAGAGGATGCATTGGTGAATGATCGACAGGAACATGTTGATATTCAACAAATTGTTAATGTGGAATCTAGGAGTGAGGCTGAGCTACAAGTAGATAAAGGAGACAGTAATTTAGATGTTCCTAAGTCATTTGATTCTTCTGTAGACAGAAATATGGATTCTCACGCCTCAAAACCGGCTGAGGATAGTGAAGAGAGAAATTCTAAATTGAGGACAAATTCATTGGAATTTGAGAATGAAATGCAGCAGAAGGAGATGGAAGAGGAGAAATTAGTTCATACAAATGGCATAATTGGTGCCCATGATCATAGGGCTGAAGATGTAGAGgttgaagagggagaaatttcTGGCCACTTTGAGGTTGACGAAGTATCCATTGATATGATAATTGACAATGCTGTAGTgtcaaatgaaaagaaagaagacgAGGAGCAAGTTTCCAAAGATGTAACTGATAAGACAGACTTCCCTTGTAATGAAAAATGTGGAGGCACTGAGAAATTTTCTGACTCCACTTCTGTTTGTTTGAATGCTGTCGACCATAACGCTAGTGGTGGAACAGTGGAACTCCAAGAAACTGTTAGAAATGAAACACAATGCAAGACCAAAATCTTTGCTGATGGAACTGCCACAATGGCCATAGATCCAGACAGGTATAATAGCATGCCTGGTGTTGGAAGAAATAAGAGGAAAGCTAGTAGAGATGAGGAGGGTATCAGCAGTTTTTCAGCATCTCTTGATGATTCAACAGTGCAGAAAGAAGTTGTAAAGCAAAGGGTGACTCAAGAGCAAGGAATTACGACCAAAGACAAG TTGGATTCTGGTGCTTGCAATAAGAGAAAGCGGAGTGCTCTGTCTaaggaaaagaaagcaaagaaaaag caaAAAGAACGCAAAAAACGTGCAGAAAAGAACCGACAGCTTGGCGTTCGAAGGTTGAAATTGCCCCAAAATTTGAAACCAAAAACTGTTAAATATTGCCACCATTATCTCAAGGGAAGATGTCAAGAG GGTGACAAGTGTAAATTTTCACATGATACCGTACCTTTGACAAAGTCCACGAAG GCATGCTGTCATTTTGCACGAAATTCATGCATGAAAGGAGATAACTGTCCATTTGATCATGACCTCTCTAAATATCCCTGTGAGAATTTTGTGGCCAAAGGCTTTTGCAACAGAGGTgataattgtttgttttcacACAAG CTACCACCCAAGGAACAGGACCCGCCTACTCCAAGTACTTGCACACCTGAACTGAAGCCTTCACCTCCGTTGTATGCTTCAAATTTGTTGAAGCCACTAAACAATAACAAAGTCTCCCATCAGAATGTTGATGCACTATCCAACCATGGGAAAGTTTcttctttcaaaaatataGAACAAAGTGTGGCAAAGAGTATACTGAAGCCACCTGCACTTGCACCTAAAGGTATTAGTTATCTCTTTCTGGGGAAGTCATCATTTCTTGAAGCCAGCAATCTTGGCCAAGGCATCTCATCTCCAAAGAAGAGCGACAGTAGCAAATTCGCAAATCAGACTGCACAAATTGCATCTGATTCTGTGCAAAGTAGGGATGAAACTCCAAGGAGAATTCCAGTGGCAACAAAGGgtgtaaattttctttcttttggcAATCGTTCATTGGAGGATTCCAGTGGTAAGAAATTAGCTAACTTGTTTTTGAATCGGGAAAATGGTGCCAAAACATCACTATCAAACAATTTTGGGTTGCATGAAACATCTAGCTCCTCTTCCTGTGGAGAGAATGATGCCGAAGTTGGAAATGCAACGACCCAAATATTCTCAAATAGTGTTCAAAAGTCAAATGATATGCCGAAGAAAACCCAACCTGCAATTACACCTCGGGGATTGAACTTTCTTTCTACTGGAAAAGCCTTGGCCAATAACACTATTAGTAATAATCAAGCTAGATTACGTTCCAGTGCTGGTGATGTTATCAATAGATCTCTTGAAGAGAGTCCAAATACTCCCAATATGTCgcaaaattcaagtgcaaaTCCATGGAGTCTGCCAGGTTCTTCATTTACTTTAGGTCACTCTTTAGATCACTCAGCACAAGGGTACTATAGAAGTACATCAAACTCAGCTCAGAGGGCACTAGAATTTGCAACAAAGATTGAACCCAAAGTGAAGACTAATCAGTCTACGGTTGGAACTGCAGTCAAATAA